ATATTGATGATAATCCATTGAACATTCCTGATCATGCAAAAAATATGAAATGGATTAGGAAACTGAGACTGGAACCTATTGAATCCACGGTACAGCCACACGAAGTTCTCACATCAGAAGAACTGGATAAGATGCTGTCAGTTTGCAGCAATAATCCTCGAAACAGGGCACTCATAGCAGTACTGGCAGATAGCGGTATGAGAATCGGTGCTCTTGGAAGTTGTAGGTTACAACATGTTGAACTCAATGATATTGGTGCAATGATCTACATATCAAGGACATCTAGGAGTAAGAAGACCGCAGAACCACGTGGAATCCCACTCACCTGGTCAACTGGATATCTTGAGCACTGGCTTGCATCACACCCGCTTAAAAATGACCCTGAAGCACCATTATGGGTGAATTTGAACTTAAATCATGGACCGATGGGATATTCTATGTTGTGGAAAACGCTTGAAAGAATCGGTGCAAAAGCAGGTATCAAAAAAAGAGTAAATCCACACTCATTCAGACATTTCGCAATAATAAGTTGGATACTTGATGGTCTGACCGAGCAGGAGATCAAGCACAGAGCCGGATGGAGTCGTGGTAGTACACGTATATTTGAAGTATATGCAAACTACACAGATCGTCAGATCAATGAAGGTATCTATGCAAAATATGGTCTCATTACTCATAAAGAAAGACAGATCAAGTTAGACAAATGCCCCAGGTGTAATACTATTTTGAGACCTACAGAGAAGGCATGTTCTCAATGCTCATTACTGTTATCTTCCAGGGTTCATAGAGGAATAAAAGAACATGGGAGTATCATCGTAGGGGAGATCATGAGATTGGTACTGGAATACGATGATCAGGGGAGGTATGTTGAGAATAATAAGTCAAACCAGGTATATGATATGATTGAAAATAGGTTTGTTTGAAAAAGATGATTCAAATATATATATAAATTTGAATTTTTTTCAAATTTCATATTTTATTTTTAAATGGTTAGAATCCTGTTAGGATTCTTGACATGGTTAGTGGAATCTCTGATTTCTCTGATATTATCAGACCCGTCTATTTTTTTATATTGGTCATCTTAGGTGTTTTTACCTGACTGATCGTTCGATCAACCAATCTCGCTAACTGACTTTAACAATATTTCATTTTAATATATAAATATAAAAAAAAGAAATAAAAATGCTTATTTTAATATATAAATATAAAATAAGGCATTTTATTGTGAATTATTAACTTTAAATAAATTAATTTATTTAAATTAACATTAAAATCCTTTAAATTAGGAAAAAATTCACCTTAAGATTTATATACTTAATAATATAATTATAGTTTAGTAATTAAAATGTTTAGTAGGTAAATAAAAACATAATTAAAAAACATATAAGGTGATAAAAATTAGGAAAAAACAGAATAAAAGAGATGATCTCCACAATGTTGGACAGAAATTGGAAAATGCACTGAATTTACTGGATGGTTTAGATGTTTCTCCAATAGAAAAAGATAACATAAAAAAATATCAAAAATGGTACGTGGAAATAAAGAATAATAAAAAATCATCATCAGTAGATAAAGTACATATTGCTAAAAGAATACTTGAAGAAATGAAAGTAATCGGGATTGAAAAAAACCTTCATGAAATTGATCTATATGAATTCATAGACATAAAAGAACATTTTCTTGACAATGTTGAATTATCAAACTCCACATTTGGAAATTATATTAAATTTATAAGGACATATTTCGAATGGAAATATACAACTGATGCAGTAAATGGCCATACTGTCCACGGTGCATCAGTACCAACTTGGGTCAAAAGTCTTTCCATACCAAAGACCGTTTCTACTGTACAACCACATGAGGTAATAACCGATGATGAACTTGATTTAATTCTATCTCATTTTATTGAGAAGAAAGATTATCGTAATACTGCATTATTAGCCGTATTGGCAGATTCTGGTGTCCGTATAGGAGCACTTGGTAATATTAAAATAAAGCATTTACATTTTGATGGAAATAGGTGCTTATTATCGATTTCAAAGGAATCAGATAACAATAAAACAACCGATCCAATTGAACTCCCATTAACCTGGTCAACATATTATGTTAAGGAATGGCTGAAAAACCATCCATCATATGGTAAAGAAGATTTTCAAGAATCATATCTATGGGTTTCTACAAAAAATAAGAAACTTGCATATGCAGCACATAGGAAAATTCTCACAAAGATTGCACAAAAAGTAAATATTGAAAAAGCAACGAATCCTCATGCATTTCGACATTATGCAATAGTTAATTGGATATTATATGGTTTTTCTGATTCTCAGATAAAACACCTTGCAGGATGGAAAAAAAGTAGTACCCGGCTTCTTGAAATATATGGCAATTTTCTCAATGCGGATATGAATAATGCGATATACCAGAAGTATGGAATCAAGACAGATAATGTCCGAAAAGAACGAGTTATTGTGTGCAAAGAATGTGATACAATTGTCCGCAGTACATTTTCGGAATGTCCTAAATGCAATTTCAACTTAAATCAAAAATCTAAAAGGAATAATGCTACCCATTCAAATGCAAAATCAAAGACTAACCATAAAGTTGAAGATGGTAATATTACCCTACCCTTTACTGATTACTTGAATTTGAGATTATCAAAATCTCTAAGGTCCATAACTAATGATAATATGTTTTTAGGTCCTTCTAATATACATTCATTACCCTGGTCTTCACCATCGTCACAGCCTTATGCAATGTCAATGTCTGTTAAAAGTAGAGTGGTATGTCCAATCTAATATGATGGATTTCTCATATCATATTAGTTTAACTATTTTTATGGCTTTGACGATAAACTCTAAAAATTATAATAAGAGGAAAGTAATTTCCTTATATTATATTTGATCGACAAAAGTAAATGATTTTACATAATTAGAAATATGGCATTATGATTTAAAACAAAATTATATATTACAAGTGAATGTTCAATACAAAAAACAACGATTATAAATTTATTTACATACCAGAGGCTTTGACTATAAAGTCCACTTGACTATAAACTATACCTTTTGACTATAAAGTCTAAAAAAATGAGTAATAGGAAAAACATTTCCTCCTAATATACATTAATTAATAAATCCATATTTTGGCTCTGTAGAAATCCTATTTTCCATTACCACTTCAACCTAATATTATAAAAAGGATGAGTCCCCTGTGTTTTTTTGCTAAACAAACAAAAACAACAGGGGATGAATGTTTTTGTCAGGAAAATACTTAAACTTTATTGATACAGCCATTGCTGTCTCAGGAAGATCTCATCTTCCATTGTATAGCAGTAAGTATTCTAAGAGAAAATATACTCAGCACCAGTTAATGACACTGGTTTTACTAAAAGAATACTTAAATGAGGACTATAGAAACTTCGTAGAACTCATTGAATTAATGGATAAGGTACAGAATAAAATTGGAATAAAGCAGGTACCACATTTTACAACATTACAGAAATTCATGAGTAGAATACCATCAGTATATTTTAACAGCATATTGAAACAAACTCTAAAACTCTTTTATTACCATGGTGAAAGAATATATCTTACTGCTATTGATTCAAGTGGATTTACAGGTGGACATTGTAGTTACTATTATTCAATGAGGACTGGAAAGAAAAGGAGATCATATCTAA
Above is a genomic segment from Methanosalsum zhilinae DSM 4017 containing:
- a CDS encoding tyrosine-type recombinase/integrase, producing the protein MKIRKKDVDDVHFFDNSFKRAVELFKETDRAANVELMNKFIASCRRSGIRKSTVLSYVNIGKRLVEVMDEVGLEKDIHEIDQYDFDTVLLYLEDEIKLKQGTIRNYKKFIKKYFGWYIDDNPLNIPDHAKNMKWIRKLRLEPIESTVQPHEVLTSEELDKMLSVCSNNPRNRALIAVLADSGMRIGALGSCRLQHVELNDIGAMIYISRTSRSKKTAEPRGIPLTWSTGYLEHWLASHPLKNDPEAPLWVNLNLNHGPMGYSMLWKTLERIGAKAGIKKRVNPHSFRHFAIISWILDGLTEQEIKHRAGWSRGSTRIFEVYANYTDRQINEGIYAKYGLITHKERQIKLDKCPRCNTILRPTEKACSQCSLLLSSRVHRGIKEHGSIIVGEIMRLVLEYDDQGRYVENNKSNQVYDMIENRFV
- a CDS encoding tyrosine-type recombinase/integrase; this encodes MENALNLLDGLDVSPIEKDNIKKYQKWYVEIKNNKKSSSVDKVHIAKRILEEMKVIGIEKNLHEIDLYEFIDIKEHFLDNVELSNSTFGNYIKFIRTYFEWKYTTDAVNGHTVHGASVPTWVKSLSIPKTVSTVQPHEVITDDELDLILSHFIEKKDYRNTALLAVLADSGVRIGALGNIKIKHLHFDGNRCLLSISKESDNNKTTDPIELPLTWSTYYVKEWLKNHPSYGKEDFQESYLWVSTKNKKLAYAAHRKILTKIAQKVNIEKATNPHAFRHYAIVNWILYGFSDSQIKHLAGWKKSSTRLLEIYGNFLNADMNNAIYQKYGIKTDNVRKERVIVCKECDTIVRSTFSECPKCNFNLNQKSKRNNATHSNAKSKTNHKVEDGNITLPFTDYLNLRLSKSLRSITNDNMFLGPSNIHSLPWSSPSSQPYAMSMSVKSRVVCPI